In one window of Enoplosus armatus isolate fEnoArm2 chromosome 7, fEnoArm2.hap1, whole genome shotgun sequence DNA:
- the kdr gene encoding vascular endothelial growth factor receptor 2 — translation MMAPAVSVIPLFGIILEISCVAAIELRFMPDPPTLNINGIHRMNKSDNLELTCRGRQYLRWTTPPTSTRFSTSDCSGSGLFCTTLRISNATVNETGQYQCAYRDLRAEDGKISAAAYVFVHDYKVPFVPSENEYEMVFIREGERVVIPCRGSVENLNVTLHTKYPNKELHPDGKDSLWDARTGFTVPSYLISYASAVSCQTIIGNETFKSPLYIVAVVGYKIYDLTLNPAQVRLSVGEWLVLSCTAYTELNVGIEFNWTHSGQGLTSLNGSSPTHATPHKKKLWNSLELSNTLVVENVTVDHTGEYTCSASSGRMEKSASAFLKVYEKPFIDMKEPWTKVLEVNMGDQTSTLIPVKYSAYPEPSFKWLKNGLPLKDDYRIKKRSDALIIRGVTEMDAGNYTMVLTNRITKEEQRRSFQLLVNVPPHIIEKEVAVDTDVYPYGSSPTLRCTARGFPTPAHIQWQWMSKEDCPKAFMSGLIKSEAQLAKCTGWRDISNSTGHHPVERIMIDPDHAQKKIVSSLKIQKAEAHALYRCRATNKVGEDSRIIFFHVTRGLEVSVSPSNDPLEEDHVVLQCKADKLIYGNLAWFRVTNISKSEQIASVQPCRSLALQLRPLSHVVLSSLQGTNVTLELPLPNASRHDEGLYACQVENIKTQERTCLLRHLSLKGLEAARILNNLTDQKVNVSATINLHCDATGMPNPTVVWTKNNHTVVKGSGVILSQHNHILTIQRVKKEDSGLYTCTACNSRGCDTSQAFLTTEGAEEKTNVELIVPIGSVVIAMFFWLLIVFVIRGRKRPNGVELKTGYLSMILDSEDMPMDEQCERLTYDANKWEFPRDRLKLGDPLGRGAFGQVVEAAAFGIEKATTCTTVAVKMLKEGATSSEYRALMSELKILIHIGHHLNVVNLLGACTKPGGPLMVIVEYCKHGNLSSYLKSKRGEYSPYKRKRVDSQRWASAEEDVTEGDLGLGKIAQLDICTGTALCSRAGDRASGSNVDAQEESSDDDHLTMEDLICYSFQVAKGMEFLSSRKCIHRDLAARNILLSENNVVKICDFGLARDVYKDPDYVRKGDARLPLKWMAPETIFDRVYTTQSDVWSFGVLLWEIFSLGASPYPGVCIDESFCRRLKEGTRMRPPEYATTEIYQTMLDCWLDRPTDRPTFAELVEHLGNLLQASAQQDGKDYIPLTAGSVAEGSPVTPDPRIPYSRPQSGEILEAQLHYDKAPSLGLSQQSERCSRPLSVKTFEDVPVARSSVMEGHTDSGMGFSSEEVKGLNQQLTTTPNFSQLLRCKSKESLASESSNQTSGYQSGYHSDDTDTPIYANEEVIMKHNMLKKPPLPKTPDKFNVEIRYSTPPV, via the exons ATGATGGCTCCGGCAGTCTCCGTCATTCCACTATTTGGCATTATTCTGGAAATCAGTTGTGTTGCTG CCATTGAACTGCGGTTCATGCCTGATCCACCAACGCTGAACATCAATGGCATCCACAGGATGAACAAATCTGACAACCTGGAGCTAACATGCAG GGGTCGCCAGTATCTGAGGTGGACGACCCCTCCTACAAGCACTCGCTTCTCCACCAGCGACTGTAGTGGATCAGGACTCTTCTGCACAACACTGCGGATCTCCAACGCCACTGTCAATGAAACTGGACAGTACCAGTGCGCCTACAGAGACCTGAGAGCCGAAGATGGCAagatttcagcagcagcttATGTGTTTGTCCACG aTTACAAGGTGCCGTTTGTGCCGTCTGAGAACGAGTATGAGATGGTGTTCATCCGCGAGGGAGAGCGGGTGGTGATACCGTGCCGGGGCTCAGTGGAGAATCTCAATGTTACGCTCCACACT aaGTATCCAAATAAGGAGCTTCATCCCGATGGGAAGGATTCTCTGTGGGACGCCAGGACCGGTTTCACTGTTCCCAGTTACCTGATCAGCTACGCCAGTGCCGTGTCCTGCCAGACTATTATTGGAAATGAGACATTTAAGTCCCCTCTCTACATTGTTGCTGTTGTCG GATACAAGATCTATGACCTCACCCTGAACCCCGCGCAAGTGAGGCTGTCTGTGGGGGAGTGGCTGGTGCTCAGCTGCACTGCCTACACTGAGCTCAATGTGGGCATCGAATTCAACTGGACGCACTCTGGTCAGGGCCTG ACCTCGCTGAACGGCTCGAGTCCGACCCACGCAACACCCCACAAGAAGAAGCTGTGGAACTCCCTGGAGCTGTCCAACACACTCGTAGTGGAGAACGTGACAGTCGATCACACCGGAGAGTACACCTGCAGTGCATCCAGTGGGCGGATGGAGAAAAGTGCCTCAGCATTTCTTAAAGTGTATG AAAAGCCTTTCATTGATATGAAAGAGCCGTGGACGAAGGTTTTGGAGGTAAATATGGGAGATCAAACATCCACCCTGATCCCTGTCAAGTACTCAGCCTACCCGGAGCCCAGCTTTAAATG GTTAAAAAATGGTCTACCACTGAAGGATGATTACAGAATAAAAAAGAGAAGTGATGCCCTCATCATCCGTGGAGTCACAGAAATGGATGCAGGGAATTACACAATGGTCCTGACCAATAGGATTACTAAAGAGGAACAGAGACGTTCTTTCCAGCTGCTGGTCAATG TGCCCCCTCATATCATTGAGAAGGAGGTGGCGGTGGACACTGATGTGTACCCATACGGCAGCAGCCCCACCCTGAGGTGCACCGCTCGTGGATTTCCCACACCTGCACACATCCAGTGGCAGTGGATGTCTAAAGAGGACTGTCCAAAGGCCTTCAT GTCAGGGCTGATAAAGTCTGAGGCACAGCTGGCGAAGTGTACAGGCTGGAGAGATATCAGCAATAGCACTGGTCACCACCCTGTAGAACGAATTATGATTGACCCCGATCATGCCCAAAAG AAAATCGTGAGCTCTTTGAAGATTCAGAAAGCTGAGGCCCATGCTCTCTACAGATGCAGGGCTACCAACAAAGTAGGAGAGGATTCACGCATCATCTTTTTCCATGTGACAC GTGGTCTTGAGGTGAGTGTGTCTCCATCCAATGATCCTTTAGAGGAGGACCATGTGGTTCTGCAGTGTAAGGCAGACAAGCTGATCTACGGCAATCTCGCCTGGTTCCGTGTGACCAACATCTCAAAGTCAGAGCAGATTGCGTCGGTGCAGCCCTGTCGCTCCCTGGCGCTGCAGCTGAGGCCCTTGTCGCATGTAGTGCTGTCCAGCCTGCAGGGCACCAACGTGACCCTGGAGCTGCCGCTGCCCAACGCGTCCCGTCACGATGAGGGTCTGTATGCCTGTCAGGTGGAAAACATCAAGACTCAGGAGAGAACCTGCCTGCTACGCCATCTTTCTCTCAAAG GTCTTGAGGCTGCGAGGATCCTTAACAATTTAACCGATCAAAAAGTTAACGTGAGTGCAACGATCAATCTCCACTGTGATGCGACAGGGATGCCAAACCCAACGGTGGTGTGGACCAAAAACAACCACACTGTGGTGAAGGGCTCAG GTGTGATTCTGAGCCAGCACAACCATATTCTGACAATTCAGCGTGTGAAGAAGGAGGACAGTGGTCTGTACACCTGCACTGCATGTAACAGCCGCGGCTGTGACACCTCACAGGCCTTTTTGACTACTGAAG GTGCAGAGGAAAAGACTAATGTGGAACTGATTGTTCCTATTGGGTCAGTGGTCATCGCCATGTTTTTCTGGTTACTGATCGTCTTTGTCATCCGTGGAAGAAAGAGA CCAAATGGTGTGGAACTGAAGACGGGCTACCTGTCCATGATCCTGGACTCAGAGGACATGCCCATGGACGAGCAGTGTGAAAGGCTAACGTATGATGCTAACAAATGGGAGTTCCCTCGAGACAGGCTGAAGCTAG GTGATCCACTGGGACGAGGAGCGTTTGGTCAGGTGGTAGAAGCAGCCGCCTTTGGCATCGAGAAAGCTACCACATGCACCACTGTTGCAGTCAAGATGCTCAAGG agGGAGCTACATCCAGTGAGTACCGCGCCTTGATGTCAGAGCTGAAAATTCTCATTCATATCGGACATCATCTCAACGTTGTCAACCTGCTGGGAGCCTGTACGAAGCCTGGAG GGCCACTGATGGTGATTGTGGAGTACTGTAAACACGGAAACCTCTCCAGCTACCTGAAGAGCAAACGTGGAGAGTACAGCCCCTACAAG AGGAAGCGGGTGGATAGCCAGAGGTGGGCGTCCGCAGAGGAGGATGTGACCGAAGGGGATCTGGGTCTGGGGAAGATCGCCCAGCTGGACATCTGCACAGGAACGGCGCTCTGCTCCAGAGCTGGAGACAGGGCTTCAGGCAGCAACGTGGACGCTCAGGAAG AGAGCTCAGACGATGACCATCTGACCATGGAGGACCTGATATGCTACAGCTTCCAAGTGGCCAAAGGCATGGAGTTTCTGTCCTCCCGCAAG TGTATCCACAGAGATCTAGCAGCCAGAAACATCCTGCTTTCAGAGAACAACGTGGTGAAGATATGTGACTTTGGCCTCGCTAGAGACGTCTACAAAGACCCTGACTATGTCCGCAAGGGAGAT GCACGTCTCCCTCTAAAGTGGATGGCTCCTGAGACCATCTTCGATCGGGTGTACACCACACAAAGTGATGTTTGGTCCTTTGGGGTCCTTCTGTGGGAGATCTTTTCTCTGG GGGCTTCTCCCTATCCGGGTGTTTGCATCGATGAGTCTTTCTGCAGGAGGCTTAAGGAAGGCACCAGGATGAGACCCCCTGAATACGCCACCACTGAGAT ATACCAGACCATGTTGGACTGCTGGCTGGATCGTCCCACAGACAGGCCGACGTTCGCAGAGCTGGTTGAACATCTGGGCAACCTGCTGCAGGCCAGTGCTCAACAG GATGGGAAAGACTACATCCCTCTGACGGCAGGCAGCGTGGCAGAAGGATCCCCAGTGACCCCTGACCCCAGGATCCCCTACAGCAGGCCCCAAAGTGGGGAAATCCTGGAAGCTCAGCTCCACTACGACAAGGCGCCATCCCTTGG ACTGTCCCAGCAGAGTGAGCGGTGCAGCCGGCCCCTCAGTGTGAAGACCTTTGAGGACGTCCCTGTGGCGCGCAGCAGTGTCATG GAAGGTCACACAGACAGCGGTATGGGCTTCTCATCAGAGGAGGTAAAGGGTCTGAATCAACAGCTGACAACTACGCCCAACTTCAG CCAGCTGCTGCGCTGTAAGAGCAAAGAGTCTCTGGCCTCGGAGTCATCCAATCAGACGAGCGGATACCAGTCAGGGTACCACTCTGACGACACAGACACCCCGATCTATGCTAACGAGGAGGTGATCATGAAGCACAACATGCTGAAGAAGCCTCCGCTGCCCAAGACGCCCGACAAATTCAACGTGGAGATCCGCTACAGCACGCCGCCCGTCTGA